One Natrinema longum genomic window carries:
- a CDS encoding metal-dependent transcriptional regulator, giving the protein MMLSDVMEDYLKAIYQLQRETDERIKTSEIAGELDVTSPTVTSMLDKLEERELVDREKYRGVTLTDEGETVALEIVRHHRLLEAYLTEHLDYDWSEVHAEADRLEHHISEDFEDRVADALGEPTVDPHGSPIPSADLEPPERPEGEAITEFEAGTVVTVAEVADRDPEVLSYLAEHGVEPGVELEILEIAPFGMVTARSNVAAEPVSLPESVAHHVRVAPPVEPEP; this is encoded by the coding sequence ATGATGCTGAGCGACGTGATGGAGGATTACCTGAAAGCGATCTATCAGCTCCAGCGTGAGACAGACGAGCGGATCAAAACCTCCGAAATCGCCGGAGAGCTGGACGTCACGTCGCCGACGGTCACCAGCATGCTCGACAAACTCGAGGAGCGCGAACTCGTCGACCGCGAGAAGTACCGCGGGGTGACCCTGACCGACGAGGGCGAAACGGTCGCCCTCGAGATCGTCCGTCACCACCGGCTGCTCGAGGCCTACCTCACCGAGCACCTCGACTACGACTGGTCGGAAGTCCACGCCGAGGCCGACCGGCTCGAACACCACATCAGCGAGGACTTCGAGGATCGCGTCGCCGATGCCCTCGGTGAGCCGACGGTCGATCCACACGGATCCCCGATCCCCAGTGCCGACCTCGAGCCGCCGGAACGACCCGAGGGCGAGGCCATCACCGAATTCGAGGCGGGCACCGTCGTAACCGTCGCCGAGGTCGCCGACCGCGATCCGGAGGTCCTCTCCTATCTCGCCGAGCACGGCGTCGAACCCGGCGTCGAACTCGAGATACTCGAAATCGCGCCCTTTGGAATGGTGACGGCTCGCTCGAACGTGGCTGCAGAACCCGTCTCGCTGCCCGAATCCGTCGCACACCACGTCCGAGTCGCACCACCCGTCGAACCCGAACCGTAG
- the rocF gene encoding arginase, whose protein sequence is MERTVRIIGAPMDYGANRRGVDMGPSAIRYADLADGLERAGVEPVDDGDLSMPRAEERDPDADQPTGGNAKFLREVEDVCRRVSDRVAATLADGEFPLVLGGDHSVAIGSLTGSAREADLGAIWFDAHADLNTPETSPSGNVHGMPLAAALGRGAFGETEWAPAPRLRESSIAYVGLRSIDDRERELIRESEMTAFTMSDIDQRGISAVVDDALAVATDGTDGVHVSLDLDWLDPKAAPGVGTPVRGGVTYREAHAALETLSRRHDADGVLRSMDVVEVNPILDEANETATLAAELTASTFGKRIL, encoded by the coding sequence ATGGAACGGACCGTCAGAATCATCGGTGCCCCGATGGACTACGGGGCGAACCGCCGTGGCGTCGACATGGGGCCGTCCGCGATCCGCTATGCCGACCTCGCGGACGGCCTCGAGCGCGCTGGCGTCGAACCGGTCGACGACGGCGATCTGTCGATGCCGCGGGCGGAAGAGCGCGATCCGGACGCCGACCAACCGACCGGCGGGAACGCGAAGTTCCTCCGAGAAGTCGAGGACGTCTGCCGGCGAGTGAGCGATCGGGTCGCGGCGACGCTCGCGGACGGCGAGTTCCCGCTCGTCTTGGGCGGGGACCACTCGGTCGCGATCGGCTCGCTTACCGGCTCGGCACGCGAGGCCGACCTCGGTGCCATCTGGTTCGACGCCCACGCAGACCTCAACACGCCGGAAACCTCTCCCAGTGGTAACGTCCACGGAATGCCTCTGGCTGCGGCGCTGGGTCGGGGCGCGTTCGGCGAGACAGAGTGGGCACCGGCTCCCCGACTGCGAGAGTCCTCGATCGCCTACGTCGGGCTCCGAAGCATCGACGACCGCGAGCGCGAACTGATCCGAGAGAGCGAGATGACCGCCTTTACCATGTCCGACATCGACCAACGGGGCATCTCCGCAGTCGTCGACGACGCCCTCGCAGTCGCGACCGATGGGACCGACGGCGTCCACGTCAGCCTCGACCTCGACTGGCTCGATCCGAAGGCGGCACCCGGTGTCGGTACCCCCGTTCGTGGCGGCGTCACCTATCGGGAGGCCCACGCCGCCCTCGAGACCCTCTCTCGGCGTCACGACGCCGACGGGGTGCTCCGATCGATGGACGTCGTCGAGGTAAACCCGATTCTGGACGAAGCAAACGAGACTGCGACGCTGGCGGCCGAACTGACCGCGAGTACGTTCGGCAAGCGCATCCTCTGA
- a CDS encoding NAD(P)/FAD-dependent oxidoreductase — protein sequence MTENVVVLGAGYAGTGTINKLQSELGGNVRLTWIADVDYHLVLHESHRVIRDPNVRPDITFPIDQIADPSTRFIQDEVTGLDVDEQVVELEDSDDVEYDYVLVGLGSQTAYYGIPGLEEHSLTLKSLDDALEIHDAVNDASQAATRGDPAQVVIGGAGLSGIQTAGEIAEFRDNHRAPIEIHLVEALEEIFPGNDPEIQQALRDLLEEAGVHIHTDDPITEATADAIEFDEGEPLEYDVLVWTGGITGRDAIDDVDLENEHNRINTGANFQTSDERVFAIGDSAIIDQGDQPAPPTAQAAWQAAEVAGENIVRAIQNRPLKTWEYDDKGTVISVGEEAVAHDVKPAFGISLPVDTFGGFPAQNLKKMIAARWIADITSWNEARRSWSSL from the coding sequence ATGACTGAGAACGTCGTCGTGCTCGGAGCCGGATATGCCGGAACCGGTACGATCAACAAGCTGCAATCGGAGCTCGGGGGCAACGTGCGGCTAACCTGGATCGCTGACGTCGACTACCACCTCGTTCTCCACGAGTCCCACCGCGTGATTCGCGATCCGAACGTCCGCCCCGACATCACGTTCCCGATCGATCAGATCGCGGACCCGTCGACCCGGTTCATCCAGGACGAGGTTACCGGCCTCGATGTCGACGAACAGGTCGTCGAACTCGAAGACAGCGACGACGTCGAGTACGATTACGTCCTCGTCGGACTCGGCAGCCAGACCGCCTACTACGGCATTCCCGGCCTCGAGGAACACTCCCTGACCCTGAAGAGCCTCGACGACGCCCTCGAGATCCACGACGCGGTCAACGACGCCAGCCAGGCGGCGACCCGCGGCGACCCCGCACAGGTCGTCATCGGCGGTGCCGGCCTCTCGGGCATCCAGACCGCCGGCGAGATCGCGGAGTTCCGCGACAACCACCGTGCGCCGATCGAGATCCACCTCGTCGAAGCCCTCGAGGAGATCTTCCCCGGCAACGACCCGGAGATCCAACAGGCCCTGCGCGACCTGCTCGAGGAGGCCGGCGTCCACATCCACACGGACGACCCGATCACCGAGGCGACTGCCGACGCCATCGAGTTCGACGAAGGCGAGCCGCTCGAATACGACGTGCTGGTCTGGACCGGCGGGATCACCGGCCGCGACGCGATAGACGATGTCGACCTCGAAAACGAGCACAACCGAATCAACACCGGTGCGAACTTCCAGACCTCCGACGAGCGCGTCTTCGCGATCGGTGACTCGGCGATCATCGATCAGGGCGACCAGCCCGCGCCACCGACGGCACAGGCCGCCTGGCAGGCCGCGGAGGTCGCCGGCGAGAACATCGTTCGTGCGATCCAGAACCGCCCGCTGAAAACCTGGGAGTACGACGACAAGGGGACCGTCATCTCCGTCGGGGAGGAGGCCGTCGCCCACGACGTCAAACCCGCGTTCGGCATCTCCCTTCCCGTCGATACCTTCGGCGGCTTCCCGGCCCAGAACCTGAAGAAGATGATCGCCGCCCGCTGGATCGCCGACATTACCTCCTGGAACGAAGCCCGACGGTCCTGGTCGTCGCTGTAA
- a CDS encoding DUF4013 domain-containing protein: MLDSVFAFFWFLLLIPLIVSYGYSYRVGRAAARGDEEVPSFDDWPGMGRDGLILVGVYLAVVIALAAVTAVISLAVSAVGESSTLALPIIGIGAIVVLAGSYIAGAIVPVLIGTGSLGKTFSDRRILEFALSVHYLKGLLLLFVISFGLYIAFAIGAVILAITVIGIPLVLVLYIVFPVYLVNLSFALWGYIYNEAAKAGDVEPVEPDASLGFE; encoded by the coding sequence GTGCTCGATTCCGTCTTCGCGTTCTTCTGGTTTCTCCTTTTGATACCGCTGATCGTCTCGTATGGCTACTCCTATCGAGTCGGTCGTGCCGCCGCACGCGGCGACGAGGAAGTCCCGTCGTTCGACGACTGGCCCGGTATGGGAAGGGACGGCCTGATTCTCGTGGGGGTCTATCTCGCTGTGGTGATCGCACTCGCCGCCGTGACAGCGGTCATCTCCCTGGCGGTCAGCGCAGTCGGGGAGTCATCGACGCTTGCGCTCCCGATCATCGGGATCGGAGCGATCGTCGTACTTGCTGGCAGTTATATCGCAGGCGCGATCGTACCGGTGTTGATCGGAACGGGAAGCCTCGGTAAGACGTTTTCCGACCGTCGAATTCTCGAGTTTGCACTCTCGGTGCACTATCTCAAGGGGCTCCTATTGCTGTTCGTGATATCTTTCGGCCTGTATATTGCGTTCGCGATCGGTGCGGTCATACTCGCGATCACGGTCATCGGCATCCCCCTGGTGCTCGTACTGTACATCGTGTTCCCGGTGTATCTCGTGAACCTGTCGTTTGCCTTGTGGGGCTACATCTACAACGAAGCAGCAAAAGCAGGCGACGTCGAACCTGTCGAGCCGGACGCATCACTCGGATTCGAGTGA
- a CDS encoding acyltransferase: MTASDDTTPRHDRVERHATPGPRNSLAHWTTARNPLRIAINYVVVWLVRISPSLRLKRWLLTAIGVTVGDGVSWGLEATPDVFWPELITVEADAIVGYDATILCHEFLQNEYRTGEVVVGERAMIGAGAIVLPGVEIGTGARVAANSLVTRDVPPETTVAGVPARPMGDDSDAEADSTRAE; the protein is encoded by the coding sequence GTGACGGCTTCCGACGATACGACACCCCGACACGACCGCGTCGAGCGCCACGCAACGCCCGGCCCGCGAAACTCGCTGGCCCACTGGACCACCGCTCGCAACCCGCTCCGGATCGCGATCAACTACGTCGTGGTCTGGCTCGTCCGGATCTCGCCGAGCCTGCGGCTCAAGCGCTGGCTCCTGACCGCTATCGGTGTCACGGTCGGTGACGGCGTCTCCTGGGGACTCGAGGCCACGCCGGACGTCTTCTGGCCGGAGCTGATCACCGTCGAGGCAGACGCGATCGTCGGCTACGACGCGACGATTCTCTGTCACGAGTTCCTCCAGAACGAGTACCGGACGGGCGAGGTCGTCGTCGGCGAACGGGCGATGATCGGTGCCGGTGCGATCGTCCTTCCCGGCGTCGAAATCGGTACGGGGGCTCGCGTCGCGGCGAATTCGCTGGTGACCCGTGACGTACCGCCCGAGACGACGGTTGCGGGCGTCCCGGCCCGGCCGATGGGCGACGATAGCGACGCGGAGGCCGATTCCACTCGAGCCGAGTAA
- a CDS encoding MBL fold metallo-hydrolase, producing the protein MRVTFLGTGSAMPTGERFQAGILLQDDGRTLLVDCGAGALQRLQQSGVGYEHVSSVLLTHHHLDHVTDLLPLMKARWLAGEEHLEIVGPQGTKGLVDGLLSVHEYMQDKLEVQIREVVPGEFSVAGFDVTAYETRHSLPCLAYRFGDLFTFSGDSEAFTGLANFAEGSAILAHDCSFPDDVDVSNHPTPESLGRALAGHDIGRVYLTHLYPHTEGRHEEMLESIDTHYDGDVRFAEDLQTVSVE; encoded by the coding sequence ATGCGTGTCACCTTTCTGGGAACGGGCAGCGCGATGCCCACCGGCGAACGCTTTCAGGCGGGGATTCTCCTCCAGGACGACGGTCGAACGCTACTGGTCGACTGCGGTGCCGGCGCGCTCCAGCGGCTCCAGCAGTCCGGCGTCGGCTACGAGCACGTCTCGAGCGTCCTCCTGACACACCACCACCTCGACCACGTCACCGACCTGCTCCCCCTGATGAAGGCTCGCTGGCTCGCCGGCGAGGAACACCTCGAGATCGTCGGCCCGCAGGGAACCAAGGGACTGGTCGACGGCCTCCTCTCGGTCCACGAGTACATGCAGGACAAACTCGAGGTGCAGATCCGGGAGGTCGTTCCCGGGGAGTTCTCGGTCGCGGGGTTCGACGTGACCGCCTACGAGACGCGTCACTCGCTGCCGTGTCTGGCCTATCGGTTCGGCGATCTGTTCACCTTCAGCGGCGACAGTGAGGCCTTTACCGGGCTGGCGAACTTCGCGGAGGGCTCGGCGATCCTGGCCCACGACTGTTCGTTTCCCGACGACGTCGACGTCTCGAACCACCCCACGCCCGAGAGCCTCGGCCGCGCGCTCGCCGGCCACGACATCGGCCGTGTCTACCTGACCCACCTCTATCCCCACACCGAGGGTCGACACGAGGAGATGCTCGAGTCGATCGACACTCACTACGACGGCGACGTCCGATTCGCCGAGGATCTCCAAACGGTCTCGGTCGAGTAA
- a CDS encoding threonine ammonia-lyase, with translation MSYYDPVESPDETTVFPYHKLTPPTIADVFRARNRISQHLPKTPLIKSEALSAEFDADVYLKREDTLPTGAFKVRGGVNLLSTLDPDFHDPGVIAASTGNHGQSIAYAGRQFDVPVTIVVPEDANQAKVAAMERLGATVLFSGTDFDDSRVHAEELASEDGYRYVHSANEPALVAGVGTAGLEVAEELPDIDYLFCPVGGGSSASGYCLTVGALTDATVIGAQSEAAPAMYRAWANDHLEPHDRMETFAEGIATRVPFALTTRLLRDRLDDFRLVSEDAIRKGVGDLYRVERIPMEGACAASLAAMRQRADELSGSTVVFPISGRNIELEKLEALVAETV, from the coding sequence ATGTCATATTACGATCCAGTTGAGTCCCCGGATGAAACGACCGTGTTTCCATACCATAAGCTGACCCCGCCGACGATCGCTGACGTCTTCCGCGCTCGCAACCGCATCAGTCAGCACCTCCCCAAAACGCCACTGATCAAAAGTGAAGCGTTATCTGCCGAGTTCGACGCTGACGTATACTTGAAACGGGAAGACACGCTGCCGACTGGTGCGTTCAAGGTCCGTGGTGGTGTCAACCTGCTGTCGACCCTCGACCCCGACTTTCACGATCCGGGTGTGATAGCTGCCAGCACAGGCAACCACGGACAATCCATCGCCTACGCCGGACGCCAGTTCGACGTCCCCGTAACTATCGTGGTTCCAGAGGACGCGAATCAGGCCAAGGTAGCGGCGATGGAGCGTCTCGGTGCTACGGTTCTGTTTTCCGGCACCGACTTCGATGATTCCCGTGTACACGCCGAAGAGTTGGCGTCCGAGGACGGCTATCGATACGTGCATTCGGCGAACGAGCCGGCACTCGTGGCTGGCGTAGGCACAGCCGGTCTGGAGGTCGCAGAAGAACTGCCAGACATTGATTATCTCTTTTGTCCGGTCGGCGGTGGCTCTAGTGCGTCGGGCTACTGTCTCACAGTTGGGGCACTGACCGACGCGACTGTGATCGGGGCTCAGTCCGAGGCTGCACCTGCGATGTATCGGGCGTGGGCGAACGACCATCTCGAACCCCACGACCGAATGGAGACCTTTGCCGAGGGAATTGCCACACGAGTGCCGTTCGCGCTCACAACGCGACTGCTTCGGGATCGCCTTGATGACTTCCGGCTTGTGAGTGAAGACGCCATCAGGAAAGGTGTTGGTGACCTCTACAGAGTGGAGAGGATTCCGATGGAAGGTGCGTGTGCAGCGAGTCTCGCGGCAATGCGACAGCGTGCTGATGAACTTTCGGGGAGTACTGTCGTTTTTCCGATTTCCGGTCGAAATATCGAGCTTGAGAAGCTTGAGGCGTTAGTTGCTGAGACTGTCTGA
- the ppc gene encoding phosphoenolpyruvate carboxylase yields MRLHNREVRQDVRELGALLGDVLENQTSRSAFETVESCRRAAIEYRSGERDSREPLVTELEGLSPHHQRIVARGFTTYFELINLAEERERVRTIRTASHEETLDDSLETAAEELGEADIETVRQVLDDVLIEPTFTAHPTEARRKTVKSKLREISTYLETLDERLLTDKEENQVWRDIDAEVTSLWQTPQVRNRQPEPEDEARNVQWYLENTLFDVVGEVYDELDDAIDAEIPGDLEIPKLFEFRSWAGSDRDGNPYVTPEVTANTLERQRSVVLEQYREQLKRLSGVLSQDGSRIDAGSAFQATLEADRERLPGSARTAEERYPGEPYRQKLKLMRERLRRVGDVRPGGYDDVDDLLDDLEVIAKSLRNNGAESVVDAHVDPIRRQVATFGFSLASLDLREHQAKHTDAIAEALEREGIDYHGLSEAERVEFLTDAVLQEETVIDLEDTAELSDDSSRVLELFDSLADWQTEYGSHAIDTYAISMTEEPSHVLEVLFLADQAGVVSLPEHAGIDIVPLLETEYALSGARRIMGTLFENEAYAQALEARNQTQEIMLGYSDSNKENGFLAANWSLYKNQRRLGEICADHDVTMRLFHGRGGSISRGGGPMNEALLALPNSTVTGQVKFTEQGEAIAEKYANPRIAERNIEQMLNAQLRARKQAMDQPEEEVHDEWVDAMETMADAARQEYRDLLESDGFVQYFEQATPITVIEDLDLGSRPASRSGERTVEDLRAIPWVFSWTQSRCILPGWYAIATGVEAYLEDGGSMETLQEMYDEWPFFRTTLDNAALSLSRTELEIAERYADMAEEELRDRFFPRISGEYERTADLITEIGQRDQLHTRDWLGENLERRNPYVDPLNMLQVYLLNRTHRTDIEERTLRLTVKGIAAGMKNTG; encoded by the coding sequence ATGCGACTCCACAATCGGGAGGTCCGGCAGGACGTCCGAGAACTCGGAGCGCTGCTGGGAGACGTCCTCGAGAACCAGACGTCCCGCAGCGCGTTCGAGACCGTCGAATCATGTCGGCGAGCGGCGATCGAGTACCGGTCCGGGGAGCGCGATTCACGAGAGCCGCTGGTCACCGAACTCGAGGGGCTCTCGCCCCACCACCAGCGGATCGTCGCTCGCGGGTTCACGACGTACTTCGAGTTGATCAATCTCGCGGAGGAACGCGAGCGAGTCCGAACGATTCGCACGGCCTCCCACGAGGAGACCCTCGACGACAGTCTCGAGACCGCCGCCGAAGAACTCGGCGAGGCCGACATCGAGACCGTCCGACAGGTGTTAGACGACGTCCTGATCGAGCCGACCTTTACCGCCCACCCGACCGAAGCCCGGCGCAAGACGGTTAAATCCAAACTCAGAGAGATTTCGACCTATCTCGAGACGCTGGACGAACGACTGTTGACGGACAAAGAGGAGAATCAGGTCTGGCGGGACATCGACGCCGAGGTGACGAGCCTCTGGCAGACTCCACAGGTACGCAACCGCCAGCCCGAACCCGAGGACGAAGCCCGCAACGTCCAGTGGTACCTCGAGAACACCCTGTTCGACGTCGTCGGGGAGGTCTACGACGAACTCGACGACGCGATCGACGCCGAAATCCCCGGCGACCTCGAGATCCCGAAGCTCTTCGAGTTCCGCTCGTGGGCCGGCAGCGACCGCGACGGCAACCCCTACGTGACGCCCGAGGTCACCGCCAACACCCTCGAGCGCCAGCGCTCGGTCGTCCTCGAGCAGTATCGCGAGCAGCTCAAGCGCCTCTCGGGCGTGTTGAGCCAGGACGGCAGCCGGATCGACGCCGGCTCCGCCTTCCAGGCCACCCTCGAGGCGGATCGCGAGCGCCTACCGGGGAGTGCCCGAACCGCCGAGGAGCGCTACCCTGGCGAGCCCTACCGACAGAAACTCAAGCTCATGCGCGAGCGGCTCCGCCGCGTCGGCGACGTCCGCCCCGGCGGCTACGACGACGTCGACGACCTCCTCGACGATCTCGAGGTCATCGCGAAGAGCCTACGGAACAACGGGGCCGAGAGCGTCGTCGACGCCCACGTCGATCCGATCCGCCGCCAGGTCGCCACCTTCGGCTTCTCGCTTGCGAGCCTCGACCTGCGCGAGCACCAAGCGAAACACACCGACGCGATCGCCGAGGCACTCGAACGCGAGGGGATCGATTACCACGGGCTCTCGGAGGCCGAGCGCGTCGAGTTCCTGACCGACGCCGTCCTGCAGGAGGAAACCGTCATCGACCTCGAGGACACCGCGGAGCTTTCCGACGACTCCAGTCGGGTCCTCGAACTCTTCGACAGCCTCGCCGACTGGCAGACGGAGTACGGCAGCCACGCCATCGACACCTACGCCATCTCGATGACCGAGGAGCCCAGTCACGTCCTCGAGGTGCTCTTCCTGGCCGATCAGGCGGGCGTCGTCTCCCTGCCCGAACACGCCGGGATCGACATCGTCCCGCTCTTGGAGACCGAGTACGCCCTCTCGGGAGCCCGGCGGATCATGGGGACGCTGTTCGAGAACGAGGCCTACGCACAGGCCCTCGAGGCACGCAACCAGACCCAGGAGATCATGCTGGGGTACTCGGACTCGAACAAGGAGAACGGTTTCCTCGCCGCGAACTGGTCGCTGTACAAGAACCAGCGCCGGCTCGGGGAGATCTGTGCCGACCACGACGTGACCATGCGGCTGTTCCACGGCCGGGGCGGCTCGATTTCCCGCGGTGGCGGTCCGATGAACGAGGCGCTGCTGGCGCTGCCGAACTCGACGGTCACGGGCCAGGTCAAGTTCACCGAACAGGGCGAGGCGATCGCCGAGAAGTACGCCAACCCGCGCATCGCCGAGCGCAACATCGAACAGATGCTCAACGCCCAGCTACGGGCGCGCAAGCAGGCGATGGACCAACCCGAAGAGGAGGTCCACGACGAGTGGGTCGACGCCATGGAGACCATGGCCGACGCCGCTCGCCAGGAGTACCGCGACCTCCTCGAGAGCGACGGGTTCGTCCAGTACTTCGAACAGGCGACCCCCATTACGGTCATCGAAGACCTCGACCTGGGATCGCGGCCGGCCTCCCGGTCGGGCGAGCGAACCGTCGAGGACCTGCGGGCGATCCCGTGGGTGTTCTCCTGGACCCAGTCGCGGTGTATCCTGCCCGGCTGGTACGCCATCGCGACGGGCGTCGAGGCCTACCTCGAGGACGGTGGCTCGATGGAGACCCTCCAGGAGATGTACGACGAGTGGCCGTTCTTCCGGACGACGCTGGACAACGCCGCCCTCTCGCTGTCGCGAACCGAACTCGAGATCGCCGAGCGGTACGCCGACATGGCCGAGGAAGAGCTTCGCGATCGGTTCTTCCCCCGCATCTCCGGCGAGTACGAGCGAACGGCCGACCTGATCACCGAGATCGGCCAGCGCGACCAGCTGCACACCCGCGACTGGCTCGGCGAAAACCTCGAGCGGCGCAATCCCTACGTGGATCCGCTGAACATGCTCCAGGTCTACCTGCTCAATCGGACCCATCGGACGGACATCGAGGAACGAACCCTGCGACTGACGGTCAAGGGGATCGCGGCCGGCATGAAGAACACGGGCTGA
- a CDS encoding NAD-dependent epimerase/dehydratase family protein translates to MTLEAQSVLVTGGAGFIGSNLANRLAEDNDVTVVDDCYLGTPENLSDDVEFVDTSVLDDDLPTDVDVVFHLAALSSYAMHEEDPTTGARVNVEGFVNVVEQARQDGCETVVYASTSSIYGSRTDPSPEDMDVHVNTGYEASKLARERYGEYFSNHYDMSMAGMRFFSVYQGYGGAEEHKGEYANVIAQFADDIATGESPVLYGDGTQTRDFTHVSDIVRGLEGAADAELDGIYNLGTGEAYDFNTVVEMLNDELGTDVEPEYVENPIPDSVYVHDTCADASKIREAIGWEPRIDFEEGIRRVCAQYTDA, encoded by the coding sequence ATGACTCTCGAGGCGCAATCCGTCCTCGTCACCGGGGGTGCGGGATTTATCGGGTCGAATCTGGCGAACCGGCTCGCCGAGGACAACGACGTGACCGTCGTCGACGACTGTTATCTGGGGACGCCCGAGAACCTGTCCGACGACGTCGAATTCGTCGATACGAGCGTGCTGGACGACGATCTCCCGACGGACGTCGACGTGGTGTTCCACCTGGCCGCGCTGTCGTCCTATGCGATGCACGAGGAGGACCCGACGACCGGTGCCAGGGTGAACGTGGAGGGATTCGTCAACGTGGTCGAGCAGGCTCGACAGGACGGCTGCGAGACGGTCGTCTACGCCTCGACGTCGTCGATCTACGGGAGCCGTACCGACCCGTCGCCCGAAGACATGGACGTGCACGTGAACACGGGATACGAGGCCTCGAAACTGGCCCGGGAACGCTACGGCGAGTACTTCTCGAACCACTACGACATGTCGATGGCCGGAATGCGGTTTTTCTCGGTTTATCAGGGCTACGGCGGTGCCGAGGAACACAAAGGCGAGTACGCCAACGTGATCGCACAGTTCGCCGACGACATCGCCACCGGCGAGTCGCCCGTCCTCTACGGCGACGGCACGCAGACGCGGGATTTCACGCACGTCTCCGACATCGTCCGCGGGCTCGAGGGCGCTGCCGACGCCGAACTCGACGGGATATACAATCTGGGAACGGGCGAGGCGTACGATTTCAATACGGTCGTGGAGATGCTCAACGACGAGCTCGGAACGGACGTCGAGCCCGAATACGTCGAGAACCCGATTCCCGATTCGGTGTACGTCCACGACACCTGTGCCGATGCCTCGAAGATTCGCGAAGCGATCGGCTGGGAACCACGGATCGATTTCGAGGAAGGGATCCGACGCGTCTGTGCGCAGTATACCGACGCGTAG
- a CDS encoding MaoC family dehydratase, with amino-acid sequence MQYYEDIEVGDTQEFGEYHVTKDEIIEFAEQYDPQPFHVDEEAAGDSAFGELVASGWHTAAMCMRLLVDGPLEDRASMGASGVDDLRWKQPVRPGDTLSIRTEIIDKQVSESDPNRGYVDSRLEGITQDGDVVISWIAHGMIARRNPGGD; translated from the coding sequence ATGCAGTACTACGAGGACATCGAGGTCGGCGACACCCAGGAGTTCGGCGAGTATCACGTGACGAAAGACGAAATCATCGAGTTCGCAGAGCAGTACGATCCCCAGCCGTTTCACGTCGACGAGGAGGCTGCGGGCGACTCCGCGTTCGGCGAACTGGTCGCCTCCGGCTGGCACACCGCCGCGATGTGTATGCGGCTGCTCGTCGACGGCCCGCTGGAAGACCGGGCCAGCATGGGTGCCAGCGGCGTCGACGACCTTCGCTGGAAACAGCCCGTCAGACCCGGTGATACGCTCTCGATCCGGACGGAAATCATCGACAAACAGGTCTCCGAGAGCGATCCGAATCGGGGGTACGTCGACAGCCGTCTCGAGGGGATCACCCAGGACGGCGACGTCGTCATCTCCTGGATCGCCCACGGAATGATCGCCCGTCGGAATCCGGGCGGCGACTGA
- a CDS encoding molybdopterin-dependent oxidoreductase, whose protein sequence is MSDLREFDVRSGVDEDVWQLSVTGTVEQSVTLSIDYLRSLPLETYTEDFACVEGWVAEDCAWRGVRVASVLELAEPTDASAYALVHGMDDEYACSFPLARLADAVLAVELDGEALPVDHGGPARLVPTESESDCWESIKWVCRIDLRETEPLAGDTAEELALSRIE, encoded by the coding sequence ATGAGCGATCTCAGGGAGTTCGACGTCCGATCGGGCGTCGACGAGGACGTCTGGCAACTGTCGGTCACGGGGACGGTCGAGCAGTCCGTCACGCTCTCCATCGACTACCTCCGGTCGCTTCCGCTCGAGACGTACACCGAGGACTTCGCGTGTGTCGAGGGGTGGGTCGCCGAGGACTGCGCCTGGCGCGGGGTTCGCGTCGCGAGCGTGCTCGAGCTCGCCGAGCCGACCGACGCGAGCGCGTACGCGCTCGTCCACGGGATGGACGACGAGTACGCTTGTTCGTTCCCGCTGGCCCGGCTTGCCGACGCCGTCCTCGCCGTGGAACTCGACGGCGAGGCGCTCCCGGTCGACCACGGCGGCCCGGCGCGGCTCGTCCCCACGGAGTCGGAGAGCGACTGCTGGGAGAGCATCAAGTGGGTGTGTCGGATCGACCTGCGGGAGACGGAACCGCTCGCGGGGGACACCGCCGAAGAGCTGGCACTCTCCCGAATCGAGTGA
- a CDS encoding sulfurtransferase TusA family protein yields the protein MTEIEIPETAPDTEPDLTVDNRGRGCASGIARVQRALEDLEPGSILRIRSTDRRAKQEYGRLAAQTDHDLLAIETNRSGLLRKEYTTYLEIGEPSADD from the coding sequence ATGACTGAGATCGAGATCCCCGAGACGGCACCCGACACCGAACCCGATCTGACGGTCGACAACCGGGGACGAGGCTGTGCGAGCGGCATCGCCCGCGTCCAGCGTGCGCTCGAGGATCTGGAGCCGGGGTCGATACTGCGCATTCGAAGTACGGACCGGCGGGCGAAACAGGAGTACGGTCGCCTGGCGGCACAGACCGATCACGACCTGCTCGCGATCGAAACGAACCGGAGCGGGCTGCTCAGGAAGGAGTATACGACGTATCTCGAGATCGGAGAGCCGTCGGCCGACGACTAG